Proteins from a single region of Thiomicrorhabdus sp. Kp2:
- the fabD gene encoding ACP S-malonyltransferase: MSYAFVFPGQGSQSVGMLAELAESHSQVQEVFSEASEALGYDLWDVIQNDADGKLNQTDVTQPAMLASGIAVYRTLTSQKEVAPAFMAGHSLGEYTALVASGAMSLAQGVSLVALRGQLMQSAVPAGQGAMAAVLGLEDAQVVAVCEQAEGVVEAVNFNSPGQVVIAGNKEAVEAAMALATEAGASRVVPLPVSVPSHCSLMKPAAEQLAEKLADMDIVMPSVPVLHNVNFSQAQNPEEIKELLVQQLYCPVQWVETVNAMKAQGVEALYELGPGKVLMGLNRRIDRKMGMQAVFDNASLEKALASF; this comes from the coding sequence ATGTCATATGCATTCGTTTTCCCAGGTCAAGGTTCCCAGTCAGTGGGCATGCTTGCTGAATTAGCGGAATCTCACTCTCAAGTTCAAGAAGTATTTTCTGAAGCCTCTGAAGCCTTAGGCTATGATCTTTGGGATGTTATTCAAAATGATGCTGATGGTAAGTTAAATCAAACAGATGTTACTCAACCAGCGATGTTGGCTTCTGGTATTGCAGTTTATCGTACATTAACTTCACAAAAAGAAGTCGCTCCTGCATTTATGGCGGGTCATTCTTTGGGTGAGTACACTGCACTTGTTGCAAGTGGTGCGATGTCTTTAGCACAAGGAGTTTCATTAGTAGCGCTTCGTGGGCAATTAATGCAGTCAGCCGTTCCAGCAGGGCAAGGCGCGATGGCAGCGGTTTTAGGTTTAGAAGATGCACAAGTGGTTGCGGTCTGTGAACAAGCCGAAGGTGTGGTTGAAGCAGTAAACTTTAATTCACCAGGCCAGGTAGTTATTGCTGGTAACAAAGAAGCAGTTGAAGCGGCTATGGCGTTAGCGACAGAAGCAGGCGCTTCTCGAGTCGTTCCACTTCCAGTTAGTGTGCCATCTCATTGTTCGTTAATGAAGCCAGCGGCAGAGCAATTGGCAGAAAAGTTGGCTGATATGGATATTGTTATGCCTTCTGTGCCTGTTTTACACAACGTGAATTTTAGTCAGGCTCAAAACCCTGAAGAGATTAAAGAGTTATTAGTTCAGCAATTGTATTGCCCAGTTCAATGGGTTGAAACGGTTAATGCCATGAAGGCTCAAGGTGTTGAAGCCTTATATGAGTTAGGGCCTGGTAAAGTGTTGATGGGATTAAATCGTCGTATTGACCGTAAGATGGGTATGCAAGCCGTTTTTGATAATGCTTCGCTAGAAAAAGCACTAGCAAGTTTTTAA
- a CDS encoding beta-ketoacyl-ACP synthase III, with translation MNQKIYSRIIGTGGYLPEKILTNADLETMVETSDEWIRERTGIQQRHIAAEGQTTCDLSEQASLHAIEMAGIDANTIDLIVVATTTPDKIFPSTACLLQARLNIHGCPAFDVQAVCSGFVYALSVADQFVKTGMAKRALVVGAETLSRITDWTDRNTCVLFGDGAGAVILEASSEPGILSTHIHADGQYDELLHVPSGPSKLPTTDAIAERSMQMKGNEVFKMAVNTLSRIAKETLDANNMQKEDIDWLVPHQANLRIIKGTAKKLKLTDEQTVVTVHKHANTSSASVPLALDEAVRDGRIQRGQTLLLEAFGGGFTWGSALIKY, from the coding sequence ATGAATCAAAAAATATACAGCCGTATTATTGGTACGGGCGGCTACCTACCAGAAAAAATTCTAACAAATGCTGACCTTGAAACCATGGTTGAAACCAGTGATGAATGGATTCGCGAGAGAACAGGTATTCAACAGCGTCATATCGCAGCAGAGGGTCAAACAACTTGTGACTTGTCTGAACAGGCGTCCTTACATGCGATTGAAATGGCAGGAATCGATGCCAATACAATTGATTTAATTGTAGTTGCCACTACCACACCAGACAAAATATTCCCTAGCACCGCTTGTCTTTTACAGGCGCGTCTTAATATTCACGGTTGTCCAGCTTTTGATGTTCAAGCGGTTTGTTCAGGTTTTGTCTATGCATTAAGTGTTGCAGATCAGTTTGTGAAAACAGGTATGGCCAAAAGAGCTTTGGTCGTAGGCGCCGAAACCTTATCACGTATCACCGATTGGACGGATCGTAATACCTGTGTGTTGTTTGGTGATGGTGCAGGTGCGGTCATTTTAGAAGCTTCATCAGAACCAGGTATTTTATCTACTCATATTCATGCAGATGGTCAGTATGATGAGCTACTTCATGTGCCTTCAGGCCCGTCTAAGCTACCGACTACCGATGCCATTGCAGAGCGTTCGATGCAGATGAAAGGCAATGAAGTATTTAAGATGGCGGTAAATACTTTAAGCCGCATCGCTAAAGAGACTTTAGATGCCAATAATATGCAAAAAGAAGATATTGATTGGTTGGTTCCTCATCAGGCAAATTTAAGAATTATTAAAGGTACGGCTAAGAAGTTAAAGCTTACAGATGAGCAAACGGTTGTGACTGTTCATAAGCATGCCAATACCTCAAGTGCCTCTGTGCCATTAGCTTTAGATGAAGCGGTTAGGGACGGACGTATCCAGCGTGGTCAAACCTTATTATTAGAAGCCTTTGGTGGCGGATTTACATGGGGTTCAGCACTTATAAAATATTAA
- the plsX gene encoding phosphate acyltransferase PlsX encodes MAITIAIDAMGGDHGLTVTVPASIDALNAYSDIQIVLVGQQSLIETELAKHQYDASRITVQHADQVVEMDDLPSKALRNKRQSSMRIALNLVKDDVADACVSAGNTGALMAVAKFVLKTIPGIDRPAICTSMPTMKGHVHVLDLGANVGCTGENLMQFALMGSVLTQAVDDNPHPRVGLLNIGEEEIKGHQRIKDAHHLLNATSINYIGYVEGDDIYKGDTDVVACDGFDGNIALKASEGVAKMISFYLKEAFTKNLLTKFVAVLAYPVLKSFKSKVDPRRYNGASLLGLRKIVIKSHGGADQFSFFHAITEARLEVIKNVPQLISAEVSSLLKQQTDNSEPNA; translated from the coding sequence TTGGCTATTACTATTGCCATTGATGCAATGGGCGGTGATCACGGTTTAACCGTTACCGTCCCTGCTTCAATAGATGCTCTCAATGCATATTCTGATATTCAAATCGTTTTAGTTGGTCAACAATCTCTGATTGAGACTGAACTTGCAAAACACCAATATGATGCTTCACGCATTACCGTTCAACATGCTGATCAAGTGGTTGAAATGGATGATTTACCTTCCAAAGCTCTAAGAAATAAACGTCAATCTTCGATGCGTATCGCCTTAAATTTAGTTAAAGATGATGTGGCTGATGCTTGTGTAAGTGCGGGTAATACGGGTGCTTTAATGGCGGTTGCCAAATTTGTTCTTAAAACGATTCCTGGGATCGATCGTCCTGCTATCTGTACCTCTATGCCAACCATGAAAGGGCATGTTCATGTCTTAGATTTAGGCGCTAACGTCGGTTGTACGGGTGAAAATTTAATGCAGTTTGCCTTAATGGGGTCTGTGTTAACTCAAGCGGTTGATGATAATCCACATCCACGTGTCGGCTTATTGAATATTGGTGAAGAGGAAATTAAAGGTCATCAGCGTATTAAAGATGCGCATCACTTATTAAATGCGACGTCTATTAACTATATTGGTTATGTAGAGGGTGATGACATTTATAAAGGTGATACGGATGTGGTGGCTTGTGATGGCTTTGATGGAAATATTGCATTAAAGGCAAGCGAGGGTGTAGCAAAAATGATCTCTTTTTACTTAAAAGAGGCATTTACTAAAAACTTACTTACTAAGTTTGTTGCTGTTCTTGCTTACCCAGTTTTGAAGTCATTCAAAAGCAAGGTTGATCCTCGAAGATATAATGGTGCATCATTATTAGGACTTCGTAAGATTGTGATTAAAAGTCATGGTGGAGCGGATCAGTTTTCATTCTTTCACGCAATTACCGAAGCGCGTTTAGAAGTAATCAAAAACGTTCCACAGCTTATTTCAGCTGAGGTTTCAAGTCTATTGAAGCAACAGACTGATAATTCTGAGCCTAATGCTTAA
- the rpmF gene encoding 50S ribosomal protein L32, whose amino-acid sequence MAVQKSRKTPSRRGMRRSHDALGAPTLTVDETTGEVHRRHHVTADGYYKGKKVVQDKA is encoded by the coding sequence ATGGCAGTTCAAAAAAGTCGTAAAACACCTTCAAGACGTGGTATGCGTCGTTCACATGATGCACTTGGTGCACCTACGTTAACTGTAGATGAGACTACTGGTGAAGTTCACCGTCGTCATCATGTGACTGCAGACGGTTACTACAAAGGTAAAAAAGTAGTTCAAGATAAGGCGTAA
- a CDS encoding YceD family protein → MFNKLPEFIDPIYAVNHNKRFAGRVNQSRLKRLVEVVIEADREVDVQIDFFYDKVLRFPAFTMKVETSLNLQCQRSLESFDLPVATEVKGVFAETLALTQDLPADVEVYELDDEKISLFELVEDELLLSVPLAPVDDSRSAPEFEGASDKTDAENQQGDMNNDTQKPNPFAMLQELKK, encoded by the coding sequence ATGTTTAATAAGCTACCTGAATTCATTGACCCTATTTACGCGGTAAATCATAATAAACGATTTGCTGGGCGAGTCAATCAAAGCCGTTTAAAACGCTTGGTTGAAGTGGTTATTGAAGCCGATCGTGAGGTCGACGTTCAGATAGATTTCTTTTATGATAAAGTGCTAAGGTTTCCTGCCTTTACCATGAAAGTAGAAACCAGTTTGAATTTGCAATGTCAGCGTTCTTTGGAATCATTTGACTTGCCTGTAGCCACTGAAGTTAAAGGTGTGTTTGCAGAAACGCTGGCGTTAACACAAGATTTACCTGCAGATGTTGAAGTGTACGAGCTTGATGATGAAAAAATTTCATTGTTTGAGTTGGTTGAAGATGAATTGTTGTTGTCAGTGCCATTGGCTCCTGTTGATGATAGTCGTTCTGCTCCTGAGTTTGAAGGCGCTTCAGATAAAACAGATGCTGAAAATCAGCAGGGTGACATGAATAATGACACCCAAAAGCCGAATCCTTTTGCAATGTTGCAAGAGTTAAAAAAATAG
- a CDS encoding nucleoside triphosphate pyrophosphatase, translated as MSINKNIDLQIKTLPQIILGSTSPFRKLLLDKLNIPFTQDAPEIDETPLLNEKPKEMVLRLALKKAKVFTEKYPEHIIITSDQCAVFNDKPIGKPHTLDNAIKQLQQFSDNAITFYTGLVVSNTQTGDFFQYTDTTTVHFRKLSNSVIQNYLEIEQPLNCAGSFKSEGLGITLFKQIDSRDPNALIGLPLIALTDIFYEMGFELPLKRV; from the coding sequence ATGAGTATAAATAAAAACATTGACCTTCAAATCAAAACCCTACCTCAAATTATTCTTGGCTCAACCTCACCCTTTAGAAAACTACTGCTAGATAAACTGAACATTCCTTTTACTCAAGATGCACCAGAAATTGATGAAACCCCATTGCTTAACGAAAAGCCAAAAGAGATGGTTTTAAGACTTGCTCTTAAAAAAGCCAAGGTATTTACTGAAAAGTATCCAGAACACATCATTATCACCTCTGACCAATGCGCGGTATTTAATGACAAACCTATTGGCAAACCTCACACCTTAGACAATGCCATAAAACAACTACAGCAGTTTAGCGATAATGCTATTACTTTTTATACAGGCCTGGTAGTAAGCAACACTCAAACAGGTGATTTCTTCCAATATACAGATACAACAACCGTTCACTTTAGAAAACTTTCTAATAGTGTGATTCAAAACTATCTTGAAATAGAACAACCATTAAACTGCGCTGGAAGCTTTAAATCCGAAGGACTTGGCATCACCCTGTTTAAACAGATTGATAGCAGAGACCCTAATGCATTAATTGGTTTGCCACTTATCGCACTGACAGATATTTTTTACGAGATGGGTTTTGAATTACCATTAAAAAGAGTATAA
- a CDS encoding HAD-IA family hydrolase, translating to MQDTKQYKAVIFDWDGTLMNSEARIVDAIQTAARECGLPVLSYDESKQIIGLSLENAILGLYPDLEQSKVVAMSEAYTQCFLEESNVEMVPFDGAEALLLNLKQQGVKLAIATGKSRKGLTAVLAETGFGVYFDMTRTPVESASKPDPLMLTQILEEFHLTAEEAVMIGDTTFDMEMAQNINMDRVALSHGVHQTEVLNEFNPVTTLDSLNELNMWLMNHI from the coding sequence ATGCAAGACACAAAACAGTACAAAGCGGTTATTTTTGATTGGGATGGTACCTTAATGAACTCTGAAGCTAGGATTGTCGATGCAATTCAAACGGCGGCTAGAGAGTGTGGTTTGCCAGTCTTGTCTTATGATGAGTCAAAACAAATTATTGGTTTAAGTTTGGAGAATGCCATTTTAGGTTTATACCCCGATTTGGAGCAATCTAAGGTGGTTGCCATGTCTGAAGCTTATACACAGTGCTTTTTAGAAGAGAGTAATGTGGAAATGGTGCCTTTTGATGGTGCAGAAGCTTTGTTACTTAATTTAAAGCAGCAAGGTGTAAAATTGGCGATTGCAACAGGCAAGAGTCGTAAAGGTTTAACGGCTGTTTTGGCTGAAACAGGTTTTGGCGTTTATTTTGATATGACGCGCACTCCTGTTGAATCTGCTTCTAAGCCGGACCCGTTAATGTTAACTCAAATTTTAGAAGAGTTTCATCTAACGGCCGAAGAAGCTGTGATGATTGGCGATACTACCTTTGATATGGAGATGGCGCAAAACATTAATATGGATAGGGTTGCCCTTAGTCATGGTGTTCACCAAACTGAAGTGCTTAATGAGTTTAACCCAGTGACAACGTTAGATTCTCTTAATGAGTTAAATATGTGGTTAATGAATCATATTTAA
- a CDS encoding RluA family pseudouridine synthase — MSAKVQLVDVGTEDAGQRLDNFLMRHLRKAPKTLIYRIIRKGEVRVNKGRAKASTRLEAGDVVRIPPVKVPEKVELLDSDIPVAQLKRIEESILYEDNDLMVVNKPSGVAVHGGGGINWGLIEVVRVLRPLAKRLELVHRIDRDTSGCLLIAKKASVLKNLHAQIRADQFDKRYLAIVMGLWPKNKQKIDLPLRKDHLSDDGWHVKVAQDGKQAISYFKVEQHLKGADLVSVKLKTGRTHQIRVHALSQGCALMGDDKYGDREVNKKYRPLGMKRLALHAQFLGFTHPVTEEKMLFEAPLWPDFIKIIDILTIQ; from the coding sequence ATGAGTGCAAAAGTACAGTTAGTTGATGTAGGAACCGAGGATGCGGGTCAGCGTTTAGATAATTTTTTAATGCGCCACCTTCGCAAAGCGCCTAAGACTCTGATTTATCGAATTATTCGTAAAGGAGAGGTGCGAGTTAATAAAGGGCGTGCTAAAGCATCTACTCGTTTGGAGGCGGGTGATGTGGTTCGTATTCCTCCTGTTAAAGTGCCTGAAAAGGTTGAATTGTTAGATTCGGATATTCCTGTTGCGCAATTAAAGCGTATCGAAGAGAGTATTCTTTATGAGGATAACGATTTAATGGTTGTGAATAAACCTTCTGGTGTTGCAGTTCATGGCGGTGGCGGAATTAACTGGGGGTTAATTGAGGTTGTTAGAGTGCTTCGCCCTTTGGCCAAACGTTTAGAGTTGGTGCATCGAATTGATAGAGATACCTCGGGTTGTTTATTGATTGCCAAAAAAGCCTCTGTTTTAAAAAATCTACATGCACAAATCCGTGCGGATCAATTTGATAAACGTTACTTGGCAATCGTAATGGGGTTATGGCCAAAGAATAAGCAAAAGATTGATTTACCCTTACGCAAAGACCACCTGTCTGATGATGGTTGGCATGTAAAAGTGGCGCAAGATGGTAAGCAAGCCATTAGTTATTTCAAAGTAGAGCAACATCTGAAGGGGGCTGATTTAGTCTCGGTAAAACTGAAAACAGGAAGAACACATCAAATCAGGGTGCATGCATTATCACAAGGTTGTGCTTTGATGGGCGACGATAAGTATGGTGATAGAGAGGTGAATAAAAAATATCGTCCATTGGGGATGAAGCGTCTGGCGTTACATGCTCAATTTTTAGGCTTTACCCACCCTGTAACAGAGGAAAAGATGTTGTTTGAAGCGCCACTGTGGCCAGACTTTATTAAAATTATTGATATTTTAACGATTCAGTAG
- the rne gene encoding ribonuclease E encodes MKRMLINATQAEETRIALVDGQTLYDLDVETPTHQKKKANIYKGKITRIEPSLEAAFVDYGAERHGFLPFKEVAEEYFPNQKPESGRFSIKDVLKEGQEIIVQVQKEERGNKGAALSTQITLAGPYVVMMPNNPKAGGISRRIEGDERSDIRDSLRDLETPEGMGLIIRTAGVGKNTEELQWGVNYLIQLWDAIKTASVEKEAPFLIHQESDIVILAIRDYLRQDIGEIIIDNMEVFHKARDFIQHVMPQQVYKVKPYQDTIPLFTRFQIESQIESAYQREVTLPSGGSIVIDITEALTAIDINSSRATKGTDIEDTAFSTNMEAACEIARQLRLRDLGGLVVIDFIDMHSNRHQREVENKMREAVKSDRARVQIGKISRFGLLEMSRQRLRPSIEESTQIVCPRCHGVGVIRGVESLGLSILRLLEEESMKENTRRVTVQLPVDVATFLLNEKRNQITKVEDRHNLHILIVPNEHLETPQYIMERTRVGEESPQNASYEIKEISMPEMEATTEPAKQIKKEEPAVQNIQPTAPPPPTTAVAVAVSTETEQKPGLFARVWKALFSKGEAEEEEVKPRPRNPRRNNNNRRRNNNGEGRNENRNNRSRNNRNRNDDTRTDNRKPRNNRPDENEVENQTTQPQADKTRKPRRNNRNRRNREDEAIVNDEVLNNTPSTTDSDDKTNKESNNSADTKSSEDKENKGRRNTGGQRRRSRYNSRSYNSRRRAPAGAAELSIDSPAPGSEHLANEEKIASPATETPVKTEVAETVNTPVESVNTPEVENIETSSTEENSTVKEVSEPKTSVIESEENSDAGATSQNETEKTVTDGEETTESEEKPRQRRRPRTRRPRPSGPRPRKERSENTDSSTPKGESSED; translated from the coding sequence ATGAAAAGAATGCTAATCAATGCGACTCAAGCAGAAGAGACGCGCATTGCCCTTGTAGATGGTCAAACCCTCTACGATCTAGATGTTGAAACACCAACACATCAAAAGAAAAAAGCCAATATCTATAAAGGTAAAATCACCCGCATCGAGCCAAGCTTAGAAGCCGCGTTTGTTGACTATGGCGCTGAGCGTCACGGATTTTTACCTTTTAAAGAAGTAGCCGAAGAATATTTTCCGAATCAAAAACCAGAGTCTGGTCGCTTTAGCATCAAAGATGTTTTAAAAGAAGGCCAAGAGATTATTGTTCAAGTTCAAAAAGAAGAGCGTGGCAATAAAGGTGCAGCATTATCAACCCAGATTACCCTAGCAGGTCCTTATGTTGTAATGATGCCTAACAACCCAAAAGCGGGTGGTATTTCACGTCGTATTGAAGGTGATGAGCGTAGCGATATTCGTGATAGCCTACGTGATCTGGAGACGCCTGAAGGCATGGGACTTATTATCCGCACAGCGGGTGTAGGCAAAAACACCGAAGAACTTCAGTGGGGTGTTAATTACTTAATTCAACTCTGGGATGCCATTAAAACAGCGTCAGTTGAAAAAGAAGCGCCTTTCTTAATTCATCAAGAATCTGACATCGTTATCCTGGCCATTCGTGATTACCTTCGTCAAGACATTGGTGAAATCATTATCGATAACATGGAGGTCTTCCATAAGGCTCGTGATTTCATTCAGCATGTTATGCCTCAACAGGTTTATAAAGTAAAACCTTACCAAGATACCATTCCATTATTCACTCGTTTTCAAATTGAATCACAAATTGAGTCCGCTTATCAGCGTGAAGTAACTCTACCTTCAGGTGGCTCAATTGTCATTGATATTACCGAAGCACTGACAGCGATTGATATCAACTCAAGCCGAGCAACCAAAGGGACTGATATTGAAGATACGGCATTCAGCACCAATATGGAAGCGGCTTGCGAAATCGCACGCCAGTTACGTTTACGTGATTTAGGTGGTTTAGTGGTTATCGATTTTATCGATATGCACTCAAACAGACATCAGCGTGAAGTTGAAAATAAAATGCGTGAAGCCGTTAAGTCAGATCGTGCACGTGTTCAAATCGGTAAGATTTCGCGCTTTGGTTTACTTGAAATGTCTCGTCAAAGACTACGCCCTTCTATTGAAGAATCTACTCAAATTGTTTGCCCACGCTGTCATGGTGTTGGTGTAATTCGCGGTGTTGAATCTTTAGGCCTTTCTATCTTGCGTTTGCTTGAAGAAGAGAGCATGAAAGAGAACACACGTCGCGTAACGGTTCAACTTCCTGTGGATGTGGCGACCTTCTTATTGAATGAAAAACGCAACCAAATCACTAAAGTTGAAGACCGTCATAACTTGCATATCTTAATTGTGCCAAATGAGCATTTGGAAACACCGCAATACATTATGGAACGTACGCGTGTGGGTGAAGAGTCACCTCAAAACGCAAGTTATGAAATCAAAGAGATTTCCATGCCTGAAATGGAAGCGACTACAGAGCCTGCAAAACAAATTAAGAAAGAAGAACCTGCTGTACAAAATATTCAGCCAACAGCACCACCTCCTCCAACAACCGCAGTAGCAGTAGCCGTATCCACAGAAACGGAGCAAAAACCAGGTTTATTTGCTCGTGTTTGGAAAGCACTATTTAGCAAAGGTGAAGCCGAAGAGGAAGAAGTCAAACCTCGCCCTCGTAATCCACGCCGTAACAACAATAACCGTCGTCGAAATAACAATGGTGAAGGTCGTAACGAAAATCGTAATAACCGTAGTCGTAACAACCGTAATCGCAATGACGATACACGTACTGACAACCGTAAACCACGTAATAACCGCCCAGATGAGAATGAAGTAGAAAATCAAACAACTCAACCTCAAGCGGACAAAACACGTAAACCACGTCGTAACAACCGTAATCGTCGCAATCGTGAAGATGAAGCCATTGTAAATGATGAGGTATTAAATAATACTCCATCAACAACTGACTCTGATGACAAAACAAACAAAGAGAGCAACAACTCAGCCGACACCAAATCATCAGAAGACAAAGAGAACAAAGGCCGTCGTAATACTGGTGGTCAACGCCGTCGTAGCCGTTACAACAGTCGTAGCTACAATAGCCGTAGACGTGCGCCAGCTGGCGCTGCTGAGTTATCAATAGATTCTCCAGCACCAGGTTCTGAACATCTCGCTAATGAAGAGAAAATAGCTTCACCTGCTACTGAAACGCCAGTAAAAACGGAAGTAGCTGAAACCGTTAACACTCCAGTTGAATCCGTGAACACGCCAGAAGTTGAAAACATTGAAACCTCTTCTACAGAAGAAAATTCAACTGTTAAAGAAGTGTCTGAACCAAAAACCTCTGTAATTGAATCAGAAGAAAACTCAGATGCAGGCGCAACAAGCCAGAATGAAACTGAAAAAACAGTAACGGATGGTGAAGAAACAACTGAAAGCGAAGAGAAACCAAGACAAAGAAGACGTCCACGTACTCGTAGACCACGTCCTTCCGGACCTCGTCCACGAAAAGAACGTTCTGAAAACACGGATTCATCTACGCCTAAAGGAGAAAGCTCAGAAGACTAG